One Phaseolus vulgaris cultivar G19833 chromosome 11, P. vulgaris v2.0, whole genome shotgun sequence genomic window carries:
- the LOC137835927 gene encoding uncharacterized protein, protein MVATRNNNDAMAEQMTMIQILQAQMEELQQKGMEDHRQHEEDRRRQEEEIALLREQNARLQQQVDNPEREGQSHMADRTASRIPTPANTNPASRAETVERKSSKRGHPFTDEIITTPLPDKWRGLAIKLYDGSTDPDEHLNVYKTQMTLYTTDNNVWCKVFPTSLQGEPLTWFTELSPNSIDDFDVLAVKFSTQYATSRPHHMSSMSLLAVQQEKGESLRTFLDRFNKACMHIRGLKQEVALHHLVSAIRPSRFTESLIKKPPQDMEDLRTRATKFMQIEEHIDYHQRFKTVGSGVLKDQTPNKEREVETERTARITPRSDRSRGGRMPRFNSYTPLTVPRGRALDEALQTDLIPILKQYQTPPNADTAKHCQYHRNFGHTTEGCQALKDKIEELIQAGHLRQFVKRARNSRSPPRSTDRTSRGADRSYRNDYKRRTDHNQASRKRSESPVRRTRARSISPDRNTRPRQRVREVINMIAGPVNLGEPNHEANYIVGGFAGGGCSNSARKKHLRDIQSAHATTRRRPHIPPITFTDDDFTAIDPAQDDPMVITVEIDKFAIAKTLVDQGSSVDILYWEIFKKMCIPESEIQPYNEQIVGFSGERVDTKGYIDLYTTFGEEDGLHKTINVRYLLVNAQTSYNILLGRPSINRLKAIVSTPHLAMKFPSATNDIATIHVDQKTARECYVASLKSEPTRRLYTTNTDDRVLQKRGRSPTRRSGRYMSRRQMIALVDLDPRMDDPRMEAGEDLHPFPLRDDRHTTHIGTSLKPDDRMAIGTTLVKNSDLFAWTAADMPGVDPQVITHRLSLYREAKPIAQKKRHLGEERRQAAREEADKLLQAGFIRKAHYTTWLANVVMVKKANGKWRMCVDYTDLNKACPKDSYPLPTIDRLVDGAAGHHILSFLDAYSGYNQIQMHPADRKKTTFMTDSGNFYYEVMPFGLKNAGATYQRLMDHVFHDMIGRNVEVYVDDIVVKSDSCKQHIADLKEVFQALRQHQMRLNPDKCAFGVEGGSS, encoded by the coding sequence ATGGTTGCGACAAGAAACAACAACGACGCTATGGCAGAACAGATGACTATGATTCAAATCCTCCAAGCTCAGATGGAGGAACTGCAACAAAAGGGGATGGAAGACCATCGTCAACATGAAGAAGATAGACGCcgccaagaagaagaaatcgccttattaagagagcagaatgcacgACTCCAACAACAGGTCGATAATCCCGAACGAGAAGGCCAATCCCATATGGCCGACCGAACCGCCTCTCGCATACCTACACCTGCCAATACCAATCCTGCTTCCAGAGCTGAAACAGTCGAAAGAAAGTCAAGTAAAAGGGGTCATCCTTTTACAGACGAAATTATCACCACTCCACTTCCTGACAAATGGAGAGGTCTCGCTATTAAACTCTATGACGgctcgaccgacccggacgagcatttaaatgtctacaagacgcaaatgactttgtataccACAGATAATAATGTGTGGTGTAAAGTATTCCCCACGTCGCTCCAGGGAGAACCTCTTACTTGGTTTACAGAGCTGTCTCCGAATTCCATTGACGACTTCGACGTCTTAGCCGTAAAATTCTCTACTCAGTATGCCACCAGCCGACCGCATCACatgtcctccatgtctctcttagcggtacaacaagaaaaaggtgaatctcTCAGAACCTTTTTAGATAGGTTCAACAAAGCATGCATGCACATCCGAGGACTCAAGCAGGAAGTTGCATTGCACCATTTGGTCTCGGCCATCCGACCGAGCCGTTTTACTGAAAGTCTCATCAAGAAACCGCCTCAAGACATGGAAGACCTTCGAACTcgagcaaccaaattcatgcaaatcgaAGAACACATCGATTACCACCAACGGTTCAAAACCGTCGGATCTGGAGTCCTCAAAGATCAAACCCCGAACAAAGAAAGAGAAGTCGAGACCGAACGCACCGCCCGAATCACTCCAAGATCCGACCGGAGCAGAGGAGGCCGAATGCCCAGGTTTAACAGTTATACCCCCTTAACTGTGCCGAGGGGACGAGCCCTAGATGAAGCACTACAAACAGACTTAATTCCGATATTGAAGCAATATCAAACGCCACCGAATGCAGACACCGCTAAGCATTGTCAATACCATCGAAACTTCGGCCATACGACCGAAGGATGTCAGGCGTTGAAGGACAAAATCGAAGAGCTCATTCAGGCTGGTCATTTGAGACAGTTCGTTAAGAGGGCAAGAAATTCAAGATCCCCACCACGGAGTACCGACCGTACATCTCGTGGTGCCGACCGGTCTTACCGTAACGATTATAAACGCCGAACCGACCATAACCAGGCTTCGCGGAAACGCAGTGAAAGCCCCGTTCGGCGTACACGCGCCCGCAGCATAAGTCCCGACCGAAACACCCGCCCTCGCCAACGAGTCCGcgaagtcatcaacatgattgCTGGACCCGTTAATTTGGGCGAACCGAACCACGAAGCTAATTATATAGTTGGAGGCTTTGCCGGTGGCGGGTGCTCAAATTCCGCCCGAAAGAAACATCTCCGAGACATCCAGTCCGCTCATGCTACCACAAGGAGGCGTCCACACATACCTCCGATCACCTTCACTGACGACGACTTTACAGCTATAGATCCAGCCCAGGACGACCCTATGGTAATCACTGTCGAAATTGACAAGTTCGCAATTGCCAAGACCTTGGTCGACCAAGGTAGCTCAGTCGACATATTATACTGGGAAATCTTCAAAAAAATGTGCATTCCAGAATCAGAAATTCAACCCTATAACGAACAAATTGTAGGGTTCTCAGGTGAACGGGTCGACACTAAGGGGTATATAGACTTGTATACAACCTTCGGTGAGGAAGATGGTCTCCACAAAACAATAAACGTACGATATCTGCTGGTTAACGCCCAGACTTCTTACAACATCCTGCTCGGCCGGCCGTCTATCAACAGATTAAAAGCCATTGTCTCCACCCCacacttagccatgaaattcccttcGGCCACTAACGACATTGCAACCATCCATGTCGATCAAAAAACCGCTAGGGAATGCTATGTAGCAAGTTTGAAAAGTGAGCCAACTCGACGACTCTATACAACCAATACGGACGACCGAGTCCTGCAAAAACGAGGACGTTCCCCTACACGGCGTTCCGGACGATACATGTCCCGTCGTCAAATGATAGCCCTTGTTGACCTCGACCCTCGCATGGACGATCCCCGTATGGAAGCAGGAGAAGACTTGCATCCATTCCCGCTTCGCGATGATCGCCACACTACGCACATCGGTACTTCGCTGAAACCGGACGACCGAATGGCCATCGGGACGACACTTGTTAAAAATTCCGATCTTTTCGCCTGGACGGCCGCTGATATGCCTGGCGTAGATCCACAGGTTATCACTCACCGATTATCACTGTATAGAGAAGCTAAGCCAATagctcaaaagaaaagacatctAGGCGAGGAACGACGTCAAGCCGCACGTGAGGAAGCCGACAAATTGTTACAGGCTGGATTCATTCGGAAGGCCCATTACACcacatggctagccaacgtggttatggtgaagaaagcgaacggaaaatggcgtatgtgtgTTGACTACACAGACCTcaataaagcttgcccaaaagACTCGTATCCTCTGCCTACCATTGATCGTCTCGTTGACGGTGCAGCCGGGCATCACATCCTCAGCTTCCTTGATGCCTACTCTGGctataatcaaatccaaatgcacccGGCCGACCGAAAGAAGACGACCTTCATGACTGATTCCGGCAATTTCTACTATGAAGTGATGCCCTTCGGACTCAAAAATGCCGGAGCCACTTATCAAAGACTAATGGACCACGTATTCCACGACATGATTGGTAGGAATGTTGAAGTCTATGTCGATGACATCGTCGTCAAGTCCGACTCATGCAAACAACATATTGCCGAcctaaaagaagtttttcaggcCCTCCGCCAACACCAGATGCGACTCAATCCGGACAAGTGTGCGTTCGGCGTCGAggggggaagttcttag
- the LOC137835938 gene encoding uncharacterized protein, protein MALIITARRMRMYFQNHRIIVRTNYPIVKILTKPDLARRMIGWTIELSEFHIQYQPRGAIKSQAIADFAAELTTSSAETEHSSWILYVDGSSNERSCGAGVVLEGPGEIVIEQALKFDFKASNNQAEYEAILAGLRLAQELEITKLICKSDSRLVIGQLNDEYEVRESFLQRYYHLVKQSMSTFSEISMQHVRRDHNTRADALSRLATTKCKGMHRSVIHVTLARPSIDLQECLTTDTESTWITPIKQYLLDGTCSPLGEKTMKLQAARFVLIGDDLYRRGYTQPLLKCLTPDQASYVIQELHEGICGTHSGARTMAAKVFRAGYYWPTVQGDCTNFVQKCLKCQEFGTLSHQKPEELHFMLSPWPFVQWGMDIIGPFAPGKGQCKFLLVGIDYFTKWIEAEPLTAITARNVQNFVWKNIVCRFGLPQIIITDNGRQFTDRTLAEFYEKLHIKHIASSVEHPQTNGQEEAANKVILNELKKRLGPAKGNWTEELLEVLWAYRCTPQTTTQETPYSLTYGTEAMIPVEIGEPSLRRQTLDLDLNKESLSVGLDLINELRDKCKIREEACKIRAARRYNSKVKPRLFHKGDLVWRMRSSARKEGGKFSSN, encoded by the coding sequence ATGGCCCTCATCATTACCGCCCGACGAATGCGTATGTATTTTCAGAATCATCGGATTATTGTTCGGACAAATTACCCTATTGTAAAGATCCTCACTAAGCCAGATTTAGCCAGACGAATGATCGGTTGGACGATCGAACTATCCGAATTCCATATTCAGTACCAACCACGCGGAGCGATCAAGTCGCAAGCTATCGCCGACTTCGCAGCTGAACTCACTACTTCTTCAGCCGAGACCGAACATTCATCATGGATCTTATATGTTGATGGCTCCTCCAACGAGAGGTCGTGCGGCGCTGGAGTTGTTTTGGAAGGCCCCGGCGAGATTGTCATCGAGCAAGCCCTCAAATTCGACTTCAAAGCTTCAAACAAtcaggccgaatatgaagccatATTAGCCGGTCTACGTCTCGCTCAAGAATTagaaatcactaagttaatttGCAAAAGTGATTCCCGGCTTGTCATCGGTCAGCTTAACGACGAATATGAAGTCCGAGAAAGCTTTTTACAGCGATACTACCACTTAGTCAAACAGTCGATGAGCACCTTTTCTGAAATTTCTATGCAGCACGTTCGACGCGATCACAATACCCGCGCGGACGCCTTGTCCCGGTTAGCAACCACGAAGTGTAAAGGAATGCATCGGTCGGTCATCCATGTTACGCTTGCACGCCCAAGCATCGACCTACAGGAATGCCTGACGACCGACACGGAATCTACTTGGATTACCCCAATCAAGCAATATTTACTCGACGGCACATGTAGTCCTCTCGGCGAAAAAACCATGAAGCTGCAGGCCGCCCGTTTTGTCTTAATCGGCGACGACCTTTATCGCCGAGGTTATACCCAACCACTCCTTAAATGTTTGACACCAGACCAAGCTTCGTATGTCATCCAAGAATTGCACGAAGGAATTTGCGGAACTCACTCCGGCGCACGGACAATGGCTGCCAAAGTATTCCGGGccggatactactggccgaccgtccagggtgactgcaccaatttcgtccaaaaatgtcttaaatgccaagagtttggcaCTTTGTCCCATCAAAAGCCTGAGGAACTCCATTTTATGTTATCACCTTGGCCGTTCGTCCAATGGGGTATGGACATCATTGGTCCTTTCGCCCCCGGTAAAGGCCAGTGTAAATTCTTACTAGTCGGCATtgattacttcaccaagtggatcgaagccgaGCCCCTGACTGCAATCACCGCCCGCAATGTtcaaaatttcgtatggaaaAATATCGTTTGCCGCTTCGGGCTTCCACAAATCATCATCACCGATAACGGTCGGCAATTCACCGACCGAACGTTAGCTGAATTTTACGAGAAGCTCCACATCAAACACATCGCTAGTTCAGTCGAACATCCGCAAACAAACGGACAGGAAGAAGCTGCAAACAAAGTTATTTTGAACGAACTGAAGAAACGTCTCGGCCCAGCAAAGGGCAACTGGACTGAAGAACTCTTAGAAGTCTTATGGGCATATCGCTGTACTCCTCAGACGACTACACAAGAAACGCCGTACAGCCTAACGTATGGCACCGAAGCTATGATCCCCGTCGAGATTGGCGAACCCTCTCTCCGCCGGCAAACCCTTGATCTTGATCTAAACAAGGAAAGCCTCTCGGTCGGTCTTGATCTCATCAACGAACTCCGGGACAAGTGTAAAATTagagaagaagcatgcaaaATTCGGGCGGCCAGACGATACAACTCCAAAGTTAAACCAAGATTGTTCCACAAAGGCGACTTAGTATGGCGAATGCGGAGCAGCGCACGGAAGGAAGGAGGCAAGTTCTCCAGCAATTGA